Proteins encoded within one genomic window of Bacillus sp. 1NLA3E:
- a CDS encoding CotH kinase family protein yields MNLDKYTNSNIPLYQLFIHPLDIIELRRDIWCDDPVPAKLTVKKSKYDIDIAYRGSHIRDFDKKSYHVTFFKPATVRNAKEVHLNAEYKDPSLIRNKLSLDFFSDIGLLSPQSRHVFLKINGKNVGVYLELESVDEFFLANRKLPAGAIFYAVDGDANFSLMSDLDKEVKKSLELGYQKKCGTEIDDYYLQEMIIKVNTILRADFEIEIEKYINVDKYLRWLAGVVFTQNYDGFVHNYALYRNGETGQFEIIPWDYDATWGRDVNGKFMDEKYVRIEGFNTLTARILDVDSFRKRYKTLLEQILNQQFNIDYMEPIIQTMHQNIRPFVLQDPYEREKIEKFDKEPEFISRFIEGRSKYIKSKLYKLD; encoded by the coding sequence ATGAATTTGGATAAGTATACCAACTCAAACATTCCGTTATATCAGCTATTTATTCATCCTTTAGACATTATTGAGCTGAGAAGGGATATTTGGTGTGATGATCCTGTCCCGGCGAAATTAACGGTTAAAAAAAGTAAATATGATATTGATATCGCTTATCGTGGATCCCATATCCGCGACTTTGATAAAAAATCTTACCATGTCACTTTTTTTAAACCTGCAACGGTTCGAAATGCTAAAGAGGTCCATTTAAACGCCGAATATAAAGATCCGTCCTTGATAAGAAATAAATTATCGTTAGACTTTTTTTCGGATATCGGGCTCTTGTCTCCACAATCAAGACATGTTTTTTTAAAAATAAACGGAAAAAACGTAGGAGTATATCTCGAATTAGAATCTGTTGATGAATTTTTTTTAGCTAACAGGAAGCTTCCAGCTGGGGCAATTTTTTACGCAGTGGATGGAGATGCCAATTTTTCATTAATGAGTGACCTCGATAAAGAAGTAAAAAAGTCGCTAGAATTAGGGTATCAAAAAAAATGTGGAACAGAGATTGATGATTATTATTTGCAAGAGATGATCATCAAAGTGAATACGATATTGAGGGCTGATTTTGAAATAGAAATTGAAAAATATATAAATGTAGATAAATATCTTCGTTGGCTTGCTGGAGTCGTGTTCACGCAAAACTATGATGGATTTGTTCACAATTATGCACTATATCGCAATGGAGAAACTGGACAGTTCGAAATCATCCCATGGGATTATGATGCGACGTGGGGAAGAGATGTTAATGGGAAATTTATGGACGAAAAATATGTAAGAATTGAAGGCTTTAATACACTAACTGCTCGTATTCTAGATGTAGATTCATTTCGGAAGAGATACAAGACTTTATTAGAACAAATCTTAAACCAACAATTCAACATAGACTATATGGAACCCATAATACAGACAATGCATCAGAATATCCGTCCATTTGTCTTGCAGGATCCATATGAAAGAGAAAAGATTGAAAAGTTTGATAAAGAACCAGAATTCATTTCCCGTTTCATTGAAGGGAGGTCAAAATATATTAAAAGCAAATTATATAAACTAGACTAA